The Lycium barbarum isolate Lr01 chromosome 11, ASM1917538v2, whole genome shotgun sequence genome contains the following window.
GTGACGagatgacatcaaaatccacAATTCAACCATAAGCAAAAGATTTATCTTTAAGGGAGTGATATAGATCAGAGTTTGGTGTGGCCAGAAGTTTCGACGGTCAAGAAAGGCATTTTCATAGTTGAACTTAAATTTCTTGGAAGACTCACCATACCCTTCAGTTGAATGTTCACGTTTACTAGAGGAACAACGAGACAACGAATTTGTAGAGTTGTGAGGAGAGAAATCTGAGCCATCAGATTCTATACGAACAGGAGATGAGGCTTTTCCTTTGTTCTTGTTTCTCGAGCTTTTGCGAGTGGAAAGAGAGGAATGTTTCTGTGTTTTAGCCGTAGAttgaaatgagaaaaaaaaactgTTGAGTGAAGAATAATGGAGGGATGAATGGTTTATAGGGAGAGGGAATGGTTATGGAAGAAGAAGGGTTTATGGGGAAGTGGGAGAGGTAGTGGGAGAAAGAAAAGACGACAAGGAGTGATGATGATATTTATGGGGAGGCGAGAATTGGGGAAGGAGTAGGGTGCGGTAATCAATGAAGGGACATAAGCAAATTAGAGACAGGAAAATTAATCAAGTTACCAAAAATAACGTAGCTATATAGGTCTATCAATAATTCCTAGAGATTCTCTAAGCATGCAAAATCTTTCCTCAAGTAAAGGTATTGTAAAAATATCAGCAAGTTGATTTTCAGTGGAAACAAATTGTAATTCAATGGACCCCTTGATAATATGATCTCTAATAAAATGATGTTTAATATCTATATGCTTTGCTCTAGAATGATGCATAGGATTTTTAGACAAACATATAGCACCAGAATTATCACAGAAAATTTTAACAGGCTTAAATAATAGATCATAATCACTTAGTTGATGCACCATCCATAGAAGTTGAGCACAACATTGCCCAACAGCAATATATTCAGCTTCAGTAGTAGAGAGGGAAACACATCCCTGttttttgctatgccaagaaaTTGATGATTTTCTAAGTAATTGACATGAACCATTTGTGCTTTTTCTGTCATCTTTATCGCCTGCAAAATCAGCATCAAAAAATCCTTCTAGGTTGAAGCGATTAGTTTTGGGATACCATAATCCATAGGAAATTGTTCCAAGTAAATATCTAATTATTCATTTTACAGCACTAAGGTGAGATTCAATAGGAGCTGACTGAAAACAAGCACATTTGCAAACACTAAACATGATGTCCGGTCAACTAGCAGTAAGATACAGTAGAGAGCCTATCATTCCTCTATATTTAGTTTCATCAACTGCTTTACCTGTATCGTCTTTGTCAATGGAACATATAGGACTTAGCATCACTTAGACCAAATTTGTGAACAAGCTCCTTTGTGTACTTACTTTGACAGATAAATATTCCTTTGTCAGATTGATGAATTTGAAGCCCCAAGAAAAATGTTAGTTCGCCCATCGTACTCATTTCGAATTCACTTTGCATGAGATCAGAAAATTCCCTATACAAAGAGGGGTTAGAacttccaaaaataatatcatctaCATAAATTTGTATGATTAAATTTCCAGATGAGGATATTTTAATGAAAAGTGTTGTATCAATCTTTCCTCTAGAGAATCCATGTTTTACTAAAAAGGTGCTCAGTCTATCATACCAAGATCTAGGAGCTTGTTGAAGAACATATAACGCCTTACTTAGCTTGAACACATGATATGGGAATTTAGGATTTTCAAAACCAGGTGGCTATTTCACAAAGACTTCTTCTTCAACAAATCCAATTAAGAAAGcacttttaacatccatttgaaaTAGTTTAAAACCTTTAAAAGCAACTTAAGAAAGCAAAATTCGAATAGATTCTAACCGTGCAACAGGAGCGAATGTTTCATCATAGTCGACTCCTTCCTGTTGTGAGTAGCCTTGGGCAACCAGTCGAGCTTTATTTCTCACAACTTTGCCTGCTTCATTTAACTTGTTTCTGAACACTCATTTTGTTCCTATTACTGATCCTTTTTCAGTCCTGGGAACTAGATTCCATACTTTATTCTTATCAAACTGATCTAGTTCTTCTTTCATTGCCTTAATCCAATGATCATCCTTTAAAGCCTCATCTACTTTCTTAGGCCGATTTGTGATATGAGAGCTAGATTTGCATTATTTTTACAAGATGCTCGAGTCTTCATTCCTTCATTTATATCCCCAATGACAAAATTTTTAGGATAATCAGGCTCACTTCTCCATTTGTTTGGAATACGTCCAATTGTAATATTAGTCGACTCATCAGCAGAGGTAGTTTCTTTTAATGAGAGATTCTGATCAGTTGAAAGAGTAGTCGTAGTGACTAAAGACTGGCAAACATCTTCATCTGCAGACCTTTCTTTCTTGACCAAACGGTTAGTAGCATAAAAAATAACATGAACAGATTATTTAATAGATTTAGTGCGTTTATTGAAAATTCTATAGGATCTACTATTATTCGAATAACCAACAAAAATACCTTCGTCACTTCTAGCATTAAACTTACCAATGTTGTCCTTTCCATTATTGTGCACAAAGAATTTGCACCCAAATGAGTAAAAATAGCTAATATTAGGTTTCTTACCATTCCATAGCTCGTAAGGGGGTTTCTTTAGAATAGGTCGAATCAGACACCTGTTCAATACATGACATGCTGTGCTTACAGCTTTTGCCCAGAAGTGATGTGGCAGATTGTGTTCTAAAATCATTGTTCTAGCCATGTCTTGTAAGGTTCTATTCTTTCTTTCAACGACACCATTTTGCTGAGGAGATCTTGGTGAGGAAAAATTATGAGCGTAACCTTGTTCATTGCAGAAGTCCTCAAAGGCCTTGTTTTTAAATTCTCCTCCATGATCACTCCTTATGGAAGTAATATAGTATCCTTTGTCACGCTAAATTTTCTCACAGAAAACTTAAAGTTCTTTAGAGTATCATCTTTATGAGCAAGAAATACTACCCAGGTAAAATGAgagaaattatcaacaataacgaaagcatacctttttcctccaatACTAGCAGTTCTAGTAGGACCAATAAGATCCATGTGTAGAAGCTGCAACGGTTTAGAACTAGATACAATATCTTTGGAATTAAAAGAACTTCTTGTTTGCTTACCTTTCTGACGAGCATCGCAGATATGATCCTTTGAATAGTTTATTTTAGGCAGGCCTAAAAACCAAATCATGTTTGGCTAATTTTTCAATTGGCCGCATACTAACATGTCCAAGTCTCTTATGCCAAACCCAAGGATCTTCTCCTATTGAAGCCAAATAAATATGTCCAGCTGGACTTTTAACAGAGTCAAGCACATACACATTTCATGTTCTACTTCCTGGAAGAATTTCGTTTCCAGTTTTGTCTTCTATAACACATCCAGTCTTTTTGAATCTTACCTCTAAATCAGAATCACACAACTAACTGATACTTAAGAGGTTATATTTGAGTCCTTCAACAAGATAGACGTTAGAGATATCACAAGAATTATTAAAATAAATTGTTCCTGTACCAATTACCGTTCCTGTTGAATTGTCACCAAAAGTAACTAGTCCTCCATCAAAGTCTGCAACTGATTTGAACAAGCTTTTGTCGCCTGTCATGTGACTAGAACACACACTATCTAGATACCATTTCCCTTTTGATTTCTTCTTGTGGTGTTCCTGCAAAACAAGGTAGTTACTTTCTTTTAGGTACCCAAGCTTCCTTGGGTCCTTGAGGGTTAGTGCTTTGATGATTAGTCTTGGGCTTTCATATCCAACCTGGAGAAGGTGCGTAACGAAATCTACATTGAAGATATTTGTGACCTATTTTTCCACAGCAAAAACATTTTTGAGAAAAGTGTTTTTCAGAAAATGACTGAGTAGTCTACTTATGAAAGTTTCTTAGAGACTTCCTTTCAGTAGTTTGAAAACTTTTATTAGACTGATTTGTCTCCTCATAACTGGTTGACACACCTTTAGATGTTTCAAGGGTATTACTATTACTGATAGGTCTTTTCCCAGTGAACTTGTTGTTACGAGTCGATTTGTTAGATCTAACTGAGCTATGATTGTTGGACTTGTGCAACCCATTAAGTTGCAGTTTCAAGTCCTCAACTTCTTCTTGAAGAAGATCCCTTTCTATTTCAACTACTTCTAGTTTAAGTTCCCAGTCCCTTCTTTCTCTCTTAAGCTTTTTATATTCATTAAACACCCTATTTAAGTCCTCAAGAGTTTGATCAAGCAACTCTTGAGTTTCACTACAGTTGGAACAGTGATAGGGTCTTACCTCGCTAGTTTCGCCAATTGCCATGAAGCAAATGTTCTCCAtttcttcttcatcatcttcaGAGACTTCATCTTCACTCCAACTTCTGAATGCTCATTGTCTTTGATAGTTTTTTGATGATTTCCTCTTTGCATCAGGGCATTCAGATGCAATGTGACCATATTTTCCACATTCGTAGCATTTTCCATCATTTCTTTGAACAGCAGAGGATTTACCTTTTCTGAAATTTGAATTTCCTTTTCTATTGTTTCTCGATCTTCTCATGGCTTCAATCACATTCCTAGAGATCATAGCCACTTCTTCTTCCTTAAACTCGTCATCAGATTCTTCAACCTGAGATTTGAAGGCAACCATTTTCTTCTTTTCGTCCTTCTAATATCTTTGAATATGATTCGTTTCAAAATCCATCAGATTTCCTCTTAGTTTGTTATGTGTAAAATTATCCAGATTTCCATCTTCTAAACACAATCGCCTTTGGTTTCCAAGTCTTGGGTAGACTTCTGACAAGTTTTCTCACTTGTTGAGAATTGGTGTAAGTCACTCCAAGAGATTTAAGTTCACCAATGATTTTGCTGAATCTGATGAACATTGATTCAATGTTCTCATCATCCTTCATGCTAAAAGCTTCATAATCGTGCCTTAGAGCATCAATTTTGGTTTCTCGTACTTTTGATGTTCCTTCATATGTGATTTCAAGTTTCTCCCACATTTCTCTTGCAGTTTCGCAGTTTGATATTTTGGCATACTCTTCTCCACTAACTGCACAGTATAACAAAGCTTTTTCTCTAGCATTTGTTGATAGAGTCTTCTGTTGATCTTTAGTCACACCATGTGACTCTAGACCAATTTTTGTATTTATATCTTTTCCATCCACATTTGGAATAGGTTTAGGTCCTttcttgatcataatcaatgcTTGATAGTCTGTTGATTGCACAAAGATCTTgaacctttctttccaatggtagTAATGTTCACCATTGAATTAGGGTGGTCTCGTTGTGGAGTGCCCATCTTGTAAAATTGCTTCAGAGATTTGATATGCAGCCATTTGATCTTTTCTCACTTGCGGTTAACCAATGAAGTGtgagaccttgctctgataccaattgaaagtgcaGGGGGTGTGAATTGTAACTTTTTCGCTCAGACAGTCGACTATTCGAGAACACTAGTCGACTATAACGTAATGCAGTAATAAAAGTGCAGAATATAAATGACACATATATTTTATACTAGTTCAGATTCAAtatgaatcctagtccagtccccttgggttgcaagggtgttctctaCAGCTCTTTGTAAATGTTTTAGTATAATGGTTCATTTGAATGgagctcctacgtctacactGAAACACTTGTAATCTttttgatacaatgcctcacaaactATTCTATATCTCTCCTTTATTTTTTGTTTACACTATATCACTCAAGAATACAATGTTTGTGAAAAGTAAAGTAGAGAGCTTGAGAGATTGAGACGAATCTATGATTTTTCTTTGTCCCTAGAGTCTTGAATATATAGTCTTTAAGTGATTAGCCGTTAGACTCTTTTTCAGCAGAGGTGTCAACCCAAGAGATTTGATCCTTGTAAATTAGGAATATTGAGGATCCTAATTTCCAAGAATAAAGCAAGAGCTCATTAAGACTTGTAACGATGCTTTCCTTCTGTGGTATCATTCTAGTTGGCGGATGCTTGTTTCCTTGTGTGTCGTTGATATGTAATAAAAGTTGTACAACTACCTTCCTTATCCGCTATTTGCCTTGTTGGAGTGGTATTTGTTTCCTTGTATAGCTGATTTGATTTAATGCTTGAATATCCATGATTGTGCTGATTTAATTGATTGGTAAAATCTGATTCTTGTTCCAAAAATACGCAGTAGCTTATTTTCATTGAGCCTTGAATTTCTTTCCTTATGCGGCTGATTTGGGCTTGTATTTCTATCAAGCCGACTGAACTCTTTTTATCCATTGGGCTTATCTGTCCAATCCGTTTGGTTGATCCTTTGAGTATAGTACCTACACAACaatttgtcatcattaaaatcataacaCTAACAGTTTTCAGTTATCCTTTTCTTGGCAAAAGTTACGTTGAAATAAAAGCAAAAATATTATTAGTGCATGTACAgttaaaaaaatataagaaattgTCTATTCTAAACCCGTTGACCATGCTTTTTTGATCTACCTCTCCTACTTTATGCAATTTAGTAAATACGTCGTATAAATTGTTACAAAATTAATGATTATTTATCTTATCTTTCATATGAGATTATTGCATTACAGGTGTTCACGATAGTAGTAAACTAATTCACATCGGTAAACAATTTCAAGAAAAGAAGGTTAAACACGGGTATGTTTTTCACTCTAGCTCTATGGCTGAGGTTTTGTTACTCATATGTATATTCAACGATATCAATCCGAAATTTTCAAGGCCATCGTCTTGAAGTTGTTCTACAAATGTTTTCCACGTTAAAATGTTCAAAATCTATAGTGTGGAGTACTTAGTGATTACCAGGTAATTCACATTAATTcaaatttacttttcaattttcagGTTCAGTTATACTTTTTATAATTTATATAGTTATTGCAAGTAGTGTTGTATTTTCTTAAGCCTAAGTGAGTGCAATATCATTTTAAAGCTTGTCGTATCGTACTATCCGTAAATATTATCATTGCAATATTTGTTATTTGTAAGTGTCAGTGAATATAGTAGATTATGACATAAATCATAATATCATCGTATTTAAAACCCCATTATTAGAaatcttatttattttttggttCAATAATTATTCTAATCTGTTTTGCAGAGCACAATAAGTGGTGATGCATAGGAGCATGATCTTGTTGTGCCAATGAACATAAGGGATGAAGTGTTTACTTTACTACATCAATTCAATTAAAAGTAtgttcttttttatttcttatttcaCCTTCTTAATTAATAAAATAGTTTTTTGTATGGTGATGCTAAATAATATAAATCTTCTTACTtttataatagtaataaataggaGAACCATTAATATGATAGCAATTAAATATAACCTTCATTTACCTCTTTTCACTTTCTAAAAaccttaaaagaaaataatgagcTGAAAATGTCATTTTACATGTTCTTTTTGTGCACCAAAAATAGAAAAATTGCAATTTAAGCAATCAAGATCAGCAAGTTATCGCAGTTGCAATGTAAAAGCATTATAATCAGAGGCAATGGACGAATACTTCATCCTATATCAAAACAAGATTGTTCGGATCAATTCAACTAAAAGATGAGGTAAATAATTTATTCACATAAGTTTAATAGTtgaataaagtaaaagaaattgaATTTTGATCTAAAGCTAAAAATCAAAATAAATCGAATAATAAAAAATCTATATTAAATAGAATGAGAATAGTAGGCTTAGGTATTTAAATGTTATATATTATATTACATTTAAAGGAGAGCAGTACACAAGGATTTTATTCTATCACAAGAAGTTATCTACTAATTAGATAACCCATTTTGTAGTTATTCAGCTATAATATATTCATATCAAAAGAATCTAAGTAAAGAACACAAGTAATAAACCCAAGATTAAtagctacttttttttttgggtttccaCTTGGTGTTCGATACTCTCATTGGAGTCCGACTATATCCGGATTCGCGTCGCGTATGGCCCCATTCGGGGAGAAGCACTCCCTACCAAGATTTTTTCATACCCAGGACTCAAACCCGTCACCTCTGGTTAAGAAAGTAGCAACCTCGTCTAttgcaccacatcctttggtggtcCAAGATTAATAGAGAATTGAAATAAACTAATTAGAATTCAACTAGAAAACCCAATACAAACGGGGGAAATAATCGAaaaagactcaaatatgccatcgaactatcggaaatggctcatttatgccatcgaactattagaaatggctcatttatgccactcatcaattgTTTGGCTcattcactacaaaaaaaatgggtaatttgcggaggttgaaggTTGCAATTCGCGGGGGTTTTAGCCTCCTCTAGTTATTAGAGGAGGCTAAAACCCCCGGTGAactgcaactttcaacctccgcaaactacccatttttttgtagtgatttATGCCATtgcccgttaccaaaatgacttatCCATTTCATGTTTCATTAACTCtgattttacaataccagatatgatatgtggcctccaactagattatgatTGTGGGTGGGTAGGGTGTATGGgtcaatttttttattaatttgggattcaaaatttggttggtttaattaaacggacctctaattggaggccacgtatcatatctggtattataaaaccgacgttaatgaaaaatggcatggatgagtcattttgataacagtcgatggcataaatgggtcaaactattgatgagtggcataaatgagccattttcgaTAGTTTGATGTCATAAATGGGCTAAACTATTGACGAGTAGCATAAATGATCCATTtttgatagttcgatggcatatttgagcctttttccAAGAATTAATGAAAAACTCATGAGAGGCCAGAAAGAGAATATGCACATTCATTTGAACTAGGTCTAAAAAAAGAGGGATTCTAGTCATAAGATATCTAAGGAAACCATCACTAGAATTAAGATCTTATTCAAAGAGAAAGATTTAAAATATCTTGAGTTTCTTTTTATTTCTACTAATATAGAAGCATGAGTGAAAGAAGTTGGATTTTGTCCGTTATAAGATATATAGCATGAGAAATATTCAGTTATTTATTTTTGAACTCTTCTCCGTTTGTCTCCGATTTTGTCTTTCGCTTTGACTCTTCTAATAAAGTAGAAATTTGGATCAGTTTTAAATTTCTCCGCTCAGTTTTCCCGCTTGCTGATTCTTCGGTTTATTTATTATGTTCAATTTCACTCAGAATACATAACTTCGTATTTCTCAATGTATTTGGGCATTTGATGGATTTTGTTATGTGATTTCATAAAGTTTTGATTATTACCAAGATATGAGTCAAAAAAGGATTgcaagaaattgattttttatacCATTCTCTGGATGTGTAGTGGATTTTGATCTTTAGTGTTAGATTTAAAATGTGGGGTTGTGTTGTTTATGTAGCCATTGTTTTCTATAATTGGGTGAATTAAGTATGATATAACAGTACAAGAATATGCAGAAAGAAATTATAGGAGAGTTTAATTTATTTTAACTTTCTGTTGGCTTGTCGTTGATAGTAGCTGAAGCTATTTTATTACTCAATATGGTAAAGACAAGGCTATTGTGTTTTGCATACTAAGAACTCCATGTTTGAGCACCAAAAGATTCCGATAAAGTGGGTACAATATTTAGCCTTCCAATATCCAAGATAGCTACGGGTTGCTTCGACAATCAATAAAGTTGAGTTCTTGACATTTGAAATATATTACGGCTTTAATTAATGGTTAAATCCGTAATCTGTACTCAAAGTTGCTCCAATTTTCAATTCGATTATCTCTTTATGTTCCTTTTGATCCATTTTTCTGTCTTTTCAAAGTTTTCATAGAAGCTGCTTGCTCAGTAGTAACTAATAGATAGTATTTTCTACACATCTGAGTTTGAAAACATCAAACTCATATGTGGCAGTCAGGTCCTTAGCTTGGGGTTGGTTATTAGATTGTAAAAGATCCCAAGAGTTTAAGGTTCTACATAGTCTAGCCTGTGTAAACAGAATTGTTTTCCTGATTAAAAAGAACACATAAACAGCTTGGTCTTGCTGTATTCTTGCACCTCTTCACTTATAGCTTTTTTTATAATTTAAATGTAGTTGCCTATTATTATGACAGGTGCATTCAACCTGTGCTAAAATTACTGAAAAATTTAGTTATTTGTTAAATGATATTCAGATTTACAGTTTGTCCAAATTCTGATCATTTCTAAACTAAAGAGGGTATACGAAAAGGTGGCTTGGGGTGtgagagtgtgtgtgtgtgtgtttgggttTTGGGTTACACTGTTTAGGTTTATTATGCGTGGTATCAAGTTCTTACAACTATAGCACCAAGATGTAGGACATTGTGTATGCTGAAACACAAGTAATGTGGTTAAGCAGAGAGAAATCAAATGTAATTTTCGTGAATTTTTACGCAAATTTATGCTCCACGTCGAAAGTACCGGGTTCATATTAACCTAATACCAAAACTTTGTATCCGTCTCTCTGATTAAGGCCTGGTTTTTAATCATACTAATGAagttgtccgcgcttcgcgcgatcGAAAAGGATAATAATAGTTTTAATAAAGGATCTATCTTGTAATTTttattaatataaaatatgtaacaAAATGtttttatatatgcatataaaattAATGCGTAAATTTAATAAATCACTaatatattattttcaatcacacATATGGTGCGATTTTCGTTCATCAAGGATCATATAAGTGTGTAAACGGTTCAATTTTTCAGATAGGCTAATCAGCAGCAAGCATGAAACACGGTTCTACtattttctttatccttttttttcctctttccATTCTCCCTCTTTAATATATTCAGGAAAATAGAAAGAGAGGAGTTTGGTCCAACAGCTATTATCATTAGTAGTTAACAAAATAATTGTTAATATTCAATCAATATTGACattaaatatgcatatgtatacaagAAGTGATACATAAATGTATTGTTACATATAGTGATAtgtttttttccttcttcattttactttgatttatttattttaattcctCTAAGGTACTAAAGTTTGTAGTTATTCACCTTCTGGAATCAAATGGCTATGTTCTTACAAATATCTTATAATCTCTCTTATAACTTTTTCTTGAAATAACCCTTATTTACTCTTCCAATTTTTATACTAAACTTTAAAAAATGTGTTTCTTTCTGTAAATACCTTCTAGTATGCATTCCATCACTTTCTTTAAGTTGAAAGCAGAATTCTCTTAGGAGACATACAAtcccactctctctctctctctcattattCTCTAGCCAAAGTCAAAACAACCTTCATTTTGTATGTGAATTTTTTTCAAAATCCTctaaattaaattttattttattttctatccAAAAATGTTTGTATAAAAGTTGATTTGTATGGTGATAACATGTACTTTCATGATACATTACACGGTATCAATAGTTTTTACAACTAATCGACTGAAAAAAATTCTCACGTGAATTCATTGCATACCAAATACTACCATGTGTTATTTACTCACATAAAAAGTATTAACATTGTGTGATTCATGAAATGAATTATAAAAAACTCTAAAAGAATTACATGCTTATTATTTGATTGGCTTCTAATGTGTTAGACATGTATCATATTTCACTCTGGCTTTAACAATCGATAGCTATGAAAAATATGTTGTTGACATGGTTTCCAGCACTGCTAAGATTTCTAGGATATCGGTTCTAACAAAACTCGTGACCATTAAAAATTACTGAAAAGAAAAGAGGGATAAAAATTAATATAGTCAAATTAATTAGAAGctaacaaaaatgatatacataaatgTAGAAACACACTTATTCATTCTGTTACAGAAAGAGAACGTGAGAATCCGTCGTAGGACAATAATAAAAGAGAAAGTTCCTCAAggcttttttattttcttatgttTTACATTGTATCTTCATCCATTTAATCACACGGAAGTCCTTTGATCTGATGAGATCAGTTTTAGactatttcatgaaataactgaTTAATAACTTTCAACAAATAAGAATtgaaatattataaaaaaaaaatatgtattgtTCTGATAAACTAaatgagaagaagaaaaaagaaaactttaGAAATAAAAGATTAAAcaactaaataaataaataaataaataaataaataaataaaattaatctaTTTATTTATGCTGATCACACACACACAAAACCACACACATAAAATGAGAGGAGGAAATAACAGAAATATAAATAGGAATATTGTGAGACAAAAAGATGGTGAGAGGCAGCTAAAATTATAATACCTCAACAAACTTGCTTTCACTACCAGAAAACTCATACCTATGGAGATCAAAATAGAAAATTCCACTTCCAGATCCTAAAGCATAATGAAACCAAAAAGAAGAGAACAACATCATTTGAAAAATATAATTATCAATCAAAATAACACATGAATAAATTACCAAAAAAACATACACGGTAAGTAAAATTACACTCATGCACCAAATCAGAAAAatagaagagaataaataattaaaaaaataattatcagGCAAAAATAACACATCAATGAATTTCCAAAAACTTAAAAATAAGGTAATAAGAATTACATCTAAAGTGATAAGTCAAGAAAGTCATTTAAGGGAATAGAAGCACAACAATAATAAAGTTGGTTGTTTCAGAAGAGAGCCGGAACCTAAAGATCAAAAATCAAGAAATGCGTCAGAAGAATAATGTTGTAATTGCTTTGTGATGGAATATAATTCTATGAATTTGTAGTCAAGGATCCGTATCTTACCAAACTCAAAATATTATTAACAGATGAAACTATGCTTGCAAACTGTTAAAAGGAATGACAAAGAACCGGATGGTAGAGCGAAGATCAAAAATGATTGTTTGAAGGAATTCTTTTGGTGCCATATTATCACATTAGGAATAGTAATTCAGTCTTCTCAAGTAGTTGGCCAGCAACTTTAGCATCACAATTCCATCGTCCATGGATATTTTTGTTATTTATAGATAGATTAAACCATAAAAATTTAGGTAAAAGAAAGTGGAGGAGACATGTTATTTAATTAGAGAATGCAAATAGATGGAGGTTTTTTACAACTCATGAAATGATAATGATGGTCTTAAAGGTTACTAAAGAGAGTGAAATGCATTAAACAGTATTCAATATTGAGTATTGCAAAAAGTGAGTTACGTATATTGAGAATTATTTTAACAAttgagttttgaatttttttttttttttagtagcaTATAGGTGTAGAAAAATAGGAGAAAagtcaaaaaattgagaaaaaagataaatgtcaatggaggtcatagagagaTGCCGCATAGAattgtttatgcct
Protein-coding sequences here:
- the LOC132620203 gene encoding uncharacterized protein LOC132620203 yields the protein MIKKGPKPIPNVDGKDINTKIGLESHGVTKDQQKTLSTNAREKALLYCAVSGEEYAKISNCETAREMWEKLEITYEGTSKVRETKIDALRHDYEAFSMKDDENIESMFIRFSKIIGELKSLGVTYTNSQQVRKLVRSLPKTWKPKAIVFRRWKSG